A stretch of DNA from Caldivirga sp.:
CGGTTACCGCGACCAAGATAAGGGTGTTAATGTGGCTGTGTGTAAGGGTATTGTGGTTGAGGGTAATGATTTAAGGGGATTCAGTATTGAGGGTAGTGTCTTCACAGTTAGGGGTTCAATAAGATTAGCTAGAAGGGGGCTTGAACTAGGTAATTCGGTGTTTTGGGATAGATTTTTCCTGGATATTGACCCAGACCTTGCCTTAAACTCAGACTACTTAATATACTTCGCTGACGGTAAATACGACTGCTGCACTTCACCAATTAGGAAGCAGCAACCCTATAGGACTCAGTATGAGGGGGCAGCCTTCAATACGGTGGACTTATATGGATGGACCCCAGCAAATACCCGTAAGACAATATACTTCGGTGAACACACCTTAGGTAATAGGATTACAGCAGCCGCTATAGTTGATGCATCAACCATTGAGTTTAAGGATGAATTCAGGAACTTTATAGTTAATCAAGGCACCATTATACAGGGTTCACTTACAGGTAGTGGTGTCGCATTAATGAATGGTGAATTACACCTCTGGGGACGTGAACCAGCCTTATCTCTCTCAGGGAGCAGTCTCATGAACCCAGGAACTGAGACTTCAATAAGGTATGATGGTAAGTCAATTAGCTTAAGTCTCAATAATGTGAAATTTATTTCAATAAGTAGTAATGGTATTGAAAGCATAGGCATCCCGGTAATGCAGCATTGCCCTGGTTTAAGTGATGAAGGTAAGTTTAATGGCCAATTACTCTCATGTTACGATGATTCAATGAAGAAGTGGCGTTTAGTAATGTGGATTGATTCAAGGTGGGTTTACTTAACTTAGTGATTTACAGTCAATTCTATTGAATTCCTTATGTGGCTCGGCTTGATACCAGTAGGCTACACTTTCATACTTAGCCAGTACCTCATCGTACTCACCGTGGTGTATCATGACCCTTAACTCCCTTTGAAATGGTATTGAGTCAGGTATATGGAACCTGTATGCTAAGATCCTAAACCTCTCCTCATCCTTAATCAACAGGCCGTGGAATGGTGCATTAAATGGACCCTTAATAAAGTACCAGCCGCTCAGGAAGTAGTCTTCAGTGCCTGTTGAACCATACGCTAATTCACCATCAGCGTAAATCATCATGTTTCCCTCAAGGAAGCCTAACCCACCTGAGGGTGGATTAGCCTGGCTTAAACCCTCCATGGCTAAGACAGTACCTACGTAATGTCCCTGACCTAAAGCCTCAAGAATAAGATATGGTTTACCTAACTCAGTGGGGTTCTCACTGCGCCATACCGCATGAAGTCTACCCATACTACTAACGTCTACACCCTCATAGTAACTAATCATGTAGTAGAGGTGGTCAACATCAAGGCCGCTACAATTCTCAACCTCAATAATAGCCCTCTTAAAGGGCATTGGGAGGAACGTGTAGTAGCCACCGCTGGTGGTGCCCATTACCAGGGAGGAGTAGTGGTGATACTCGGTTATGGTGTTTGTTGAGTAGCATGAGCCGAAGAAGCAGGATAATGGTGCCTCAATGCTTGGGCTTAATTCACCATCCCAATAAGCCCTAATAATAAGCCTCCTTAAATAATCCTTAACCGCTGGCTTAGAAAAACCACCAGCAACAGTTAACCATAGGCTGGCAATTACACCAGGGCTACTGACTTCAAGTAAAGTCAACTTACCATGGGCAGGTACTGAATAGTAGTCAAGCCACTTCCTATGTTCCTCATCAATATAGTGCGTGCTTGAAATATACCTTAATTTACCGGGTTTAAGCCTGGGTAGATCAAGCAGCATTATTAAAACTCTACTTCTCTTTATATTAAATTATTAGGCTCATAATGGTTCACTAACAGGTTCAATTATCTAAAGTACTGAATACCTAGTAACGCTTCACTGCCGCTTAAACGCGTTAGGGTTAATTCATGGTTACAACATTTAAAGGCATGTGGTAGGCTTGAATTAGCATGGCTAGGGCTAGTAGGCTCCTGTTCATCGGCTTAGATGCCTTTGAACCCTTAATAATGCTTAAGCTTGTTGATGAGGGTTTAATGCCTAACTTCAGTAGGCTTCTTAAGGAGGGTTCATTTACGTTAGCCTACTCCTCACCACCCTGTGACACACCAACCAATTGGACCACCATTATGACTGGTTCATTCACTGGTACTCATGGTATGACAAGCTTCTTCGCCCATAAGCCTCACGGTGAGCTTAATGAGGGTTTCTCAACACTTGACTCCAGGGTTTGCGAATCTGAATTCCTCTGGAATGTACTTGAGGATTACGGTAAACGCGTTGCCATTGTTAACTACCCTGTTGCATGGCCCCCAACAATAAAGAGAGGCATTGTAATCGGTGGCCCAGCGCCAGGTGCCTCACCCTGGCGTGTTAAGTGGCCCATGGTTTACTCAAACAATTGCACAACTAGGGATTTAAACAAGTGCAGCCCCATAACTATTAAGGAGGCTGAGGGCTGGGTCAATATTCCTAATTCCCGTAGTAAACCCCTTGAATTCGAATTCACCCTAACAGGTGAGGGGCCTACCGCTGAACAAACCCCGGGTTGGTTCATTAGGCCCAGCACTAAATTAACCAAGGTGCCTAAGTACTATGCTTTAGTGATTAACTTAAACGGCGCCGGTTACGATACGGTAATTGTATCTAGGTTGAGGGATGTCTCAAGCCCCATAGCTACTCTTAAGTCTGGTGATTGGAGTGGTTGGATTAGGGATAATGTTACCGTAGGCGACTCAAGTTATGAGGTTGCCTTTAGGCTTAAGTTAGTTAAACTTAGTAATGATGCCAGTTTAATTGAACTGTATAGGAGTGACGTTGTATTAACCAGTGGTTGGAGTGCCCCAGTGGACTTATCTGGTGAGATAACGGATGCTTTAGGACCTTATGTTGAGGGTGTTGAATGCCAACCTGACTTATCAAGTATTCGTGAGGATGTCTTAGGTGATGACTACTTCAGTATTTGGCTTGAGAACATTAAGTATTCAATAGGCTGGTATAGTGGCTTAGCTAAACTACTTAAGGATAGGTTTAATTGGGATGCCTTCATAATGCACTACCACCTCCACGACTCAGTAAACCACAGGTTCCTTGGATTACTCTACGACAAGCACCCAAGCTATAATGCGGAGTACGCCAGTAGGTTATGGGACTTTTACCGCGAGGTCTATAGGCTGACTGATGATTTTATCGGTGAGATGATTAAGTACGTTGATGAGGATACCTTAATAGTCTTAGCCTCAGACCACGGCCAAGTCCCAGCATGGAGGTTTATTTGGATTGGCGACGCCTTGATTAAGCGTGGCCTATTGGCCTATAGGCTTGAGGGTGATTATTACGTTGTTGACTGGTCTAGGACCATGGCTTACCCATTCGGCCACACTACACCCTACATATTCATTAACCTGAAGGGCCGTGACCCACACGGCATTGTTGACCCAAGGGACTATGATGCAGTTAGGTATGAGGTTATTGAGGCATTATACTCGATAAGGGATCCTGAGAACGGTGAACACCCAGTTGCATTAGCGCTTAAGAAGGAGGATGCGGAGTTCCTTGGACAGTGGGGTGAGCGTGTTGGCGACGTAATTTACTTCCTTAAACCAGGCTACAGTAATGTGGTTTTCGACTTCAGTAAGGTTCATAAGAGAATTGTGGATGGGCCTATTGTAAGACCACTCAGTGATATGGGCTTCTGGACAGCACTACACCACGATTACTTACCAAACGCTCAAGTTGGCTTATTCACCAACGAGGCCTTCATACTGATGAAGGGTCCAGGGATTAGGAAGGGGTTTAGGAGGGATAAGCCTGTTTGGTTAACTGACCTAGCCCCAACAATAGCCCACCTAATGGGCGTTAGGCTACCTAGGAATAACGAAGGAAACATAATAGCGGACTTCCTAGAATGAGGTGCGGCATCAATTAATTGGTATTGGTAGGCTTATTTCTTGTGTTAATAATGGGTCGTTGGCGCCTGTTATTACCCTATACTTCCTCTCCATTAATCCAAGTAGCCTTAAGGCCACCTCACCCTCCTCCTCAGCCAGGTTTCTTGACTCAGCTGGGTCCTTGGCTAGATTGTATAGCTCTATGTGTCCTGCCCTCCTACCGTATGTGTCATCCCTAATCCACTGTATTAGCTTCCACTCACCAACCCTAATCATCCTGGCAGTCTGCCTAGTATTCTCAAGGCTTAACACCACATCACGCCCCTTAGACTCACCCTTAATCACATTGAGTAGGCTTACGCCAGTCACATTATCAGGAGCCTTTAAGCCTAATGCATCAAGTATTGTTGGGGCTATATCCGTATTTTGGACTAATGCATCATACTTAACACCCCTAGCCCTACTGCGGCCAATCTCATCAATTAGCCTGTCAGGTAGCCTAATGATTAGAGGTGTCTTAACATCCCACTCATATAAGCCGTGGTGATCGTAATACACGTTATGCTCACCAAGACCCTCACCATGGTCAGCGGTCAATATTATTAACGTGTCCTCAAGTAGGCCAAGATCACTAATCATCCTCATTAACTCACTGAACCTCTCATCAACGTAGGCAACCTCACCATCGTAAAGAGCCCTAACGTAATCAGGATCATTAACGCCTGAATCAACCAAGTTCCTCATCCAACTACCTCTAAGCAGTGATCTACCCCACCTAGTTGAGTTAAGCCTACTAGCCAAGTCACCCCTAGTGTAATCACCCTTATAGAATCTTTCCGCATAACCCTTAGGTGGAATGTAGGGTGTGTGGGGATCCCAGTAGTGTATGAAGAGGAGGAGTGGCTCGTCATGGTGCCTATTAATCAACTCTAAGGCACCCTTAACTCTAGTATTAACAACCTCACCACTAATCTTAATACCGTTGGAAATCACCACTATACCACCAATATCAATATAATATCCATAACCCCTAGCAAACCAACCTGCATTCAGGTGGGTGGCTAAATTATCAACAGCTATGGTTAAGTAACCAGCATTATTAAGTATCTGCGGTAGGGTTAATATGCTTCTACTTAATTGAACCTCACCATCATGGCTAACTATCTTATGAATTAACGGTGATACTCCAGTGAGGATTGTAGTGAAGGATGGGTGTGTTGGAATAGCCTCAGAGTAATGATTAGTGAAGGCCACTGAGTCACGGCAGAGGTAGTCAACATTAGGCATTGTTGGGTAACCTGAACCAAGGCAACCAACCCTATCAGCCCTCAAGGTATCTATGGCTATGAGAATTACATTGAAGCCGCGGCCACTAACCATACCACTCACCTCACGTATAATTCATTATACCATTCATATGGATCCCTCTCCCCAGTTGGTAGTGGTTCAAGTCTCCCACCAGCATCCTGGGTGATTCTGCTGAATAATTCCTTAACCTTATCACTAGCCTCACCTGCAATATTATGCCTAAGCTCTGGGTCGTTCTTAAGGTTGAATAATTGAGCATTGGAGCCTTCCCTATCGCTTATTAGCCAATACTCATCATCACGGTACATTACGTAGTTCCCGAAGGCTGATGTTACGTAATCCCTCACCCTAGTCTCCTTACCATCAACGTAACCCCAAATATTCAAGCCATCGAAGCTTAAGCCACTGCAGCCTACACTGGTTAATGCGCATATTGTTGGGAATAAGTCATGATCATACACGAATTCATTAACCTTAATCCCAGAGTTAACGTACTCCGGGTGCCTTATTATTAGAGGAATATCGACGAGCTCTGGGTATAGGCCCCAGGCAACCTTCCCAGTTAACCCATGTTCACCAAGCTGGTGCCCATGGTCCGAGATTACTATTAGTATCGTGTTCTTATCCAGGTTTAATTCATAGAACTTCTGCATGAAGTACCCAAACCACTTATCAACCAGGGTAACTTCACCAGCATAATGAGCCCTCATGTGCCTGAGCTCACGTTCACTAAGGTAATCAGAAGGCCCATACTTAGGTGTAATGACCTCAGGCCCACTATAGCCTGGATCATACATGTCAACGAACTCGTGGGGTGGGTCCCATGGTTCATGTGGGTCAAAGGACTCTATGACAAGTAGGAATCCCTCAGCATCCTTATTCTCAGTAAGCCACCTAACAGCCTCCCTAAAGGTTAATGCTGGGAACCAATCCTCCTCACTCCTCCTAAAACTCACATTAGCAAGGTAACGCCTAATAAGCCCCTCAACACCAGTACCCTTAAGGCTTGGCGTCAAATACTTATTAACCACATAGTCAGGAACCTTAAAGGACCTGTAGTGGTCCCACTCCTGACCCCTAATGAATATCCACTCATCAAAACCCCTATTAAAATTCATCCCCGGCTCAAAAATGTGGTAATTATCACCAATTAAGGCAGTCCTATAGCCCTTACCCTTAAAATACTCAGCAATCGCCGTATCATCATCTGAGAGGGGTTGCCAACCAGCCATCCTAATCCATGGAATACCCCTCCTTAAAATCGGCCTTTGGCTAAATGGGAACACCCTCCTACCAGTGTATATAGCCCTCCTAACAGGTATTGTTGGTAGGGATTCTGGGTAAGCCCTAGTGAAGACAACACCCTCCCTACAAACCCTATCAATATTAGGCGTCTTAGCTAAACCACCAAGGCAACCAACATGATCCCTACGCAACGTATCGATGATAACCAGAACAACGTTATAACGCGAACCCATAACAAAAAACAAGCGTACAGTTATTAAGCATTATGAGTGAATATGTTCAATAATAGTTAAATAAACTAAGCAATACATTCACCATTCCTATTTCAAACATGTTTGCCTAAATTTATTACAGTAATGCTTTAAAGAATGCATTAGCATATGTCTCATGGTTAGTAGGCGTGCTTTGTTGACTGGGCTTGGTTTGGCTCTTGCTGGTGCTTCGGCTGGTGTT
This window harbors:
- a CDS encoding alkaline phosphatase family protein, producing the protein MARASRLLFIGLDAFEPLIMLKLVDEGLMPNFSRLLKEGSFTLAYSSPPCDTPTNWTTIMTGSFTGTHGMTSFFAHKPHGELNEGFSTLDSRVCESEFLWNVLEDYGKRVAIVNYPVAWPPTIKRGIVIGGPAPGASPWRVKWPMVYSNNCTTRDLNKCSPITIKEAEGWVNIPNSRSKPLEFEFTLTGEGPTAEQTPGWFIRPSTKLTKVPKYYALVINLNGAGYDTVIVSRLRDVSSPIATLKSGDWSGWIRDNVTVGDSSYEVAFRLKLVKLSNDASLIELYRSDVVLTSGWSAPVDLSGEITDALGPYVEGVECQPDLSSIREDVLGDDYFSIWLENIKYSIGWYSGLAKLLKDRFNWDAFIMHYHLHDSVNHRFLGLLYDKHPSYNAEYASRLWDFYREVYRLTDDFIGEMIKYVDEDTLIVLASDHGQVPAWRFIWIGDALIKRGLLAYRLEGDYYVVDWSRTMAYPFGHTTPYIFINLKGRDPHGIVDPRDYDAVRYEVIEALYSIRDPENGEHPVALALKKEDAEFLGQWGERVGDVIYFLKPGYSNVVFDFSKVHKRIVDGPIVRPLSDMGFWTALHHDYLPNAQVGLFTNEAFILMKGPGIRKGFRRDKPVWLTDLAPTIAHLMGVRLPRNNEGNIIADFLE
- a CDS encoding glycoside hydrolase family 172 protein, encoding MLLDLPRLKPGKLRYISSTHYIDEEHRKWLDYYSVPAHGKLTLLEVSSPGVIASLWLTVAGGFSKPAVKDYLRRLIIRAYWDGELSPSIEAPLSCFFGSCYSTNTITEYHHYSSLVMGTTSGGYYTFLPMPFKRAIIEVENCSGLDVDHLYYMISYYEGVDVSSMGRLHAVWRSENPTELGKPYLILEALGQGHYVGTVLAMEGLSQANPPSGGLGFLEGNMMIYADGELAYGSTGTEDYFLSGWYFIKGPFNAPFHGLLIKDEERFRILAYRFHIPDSIPFQRELRVMIHHGEYDEVLAKYESVAYWYQAEPHKEFNRIDCKSLS
- a CDS encoding sulfatase, which encodes MVSGRGFNVILIAIDTLRADRVGCLGSGYPTMPNVDYLCRDSVAFTNHYSEAIPTHPSFTTILTGVSPLIHKIVSHDGEVQLSRSILTLPQILNNAGYLTIAVDNLATHLNAGWFARGYGYYIDIGGIVVISNGIKISGEVVNTRVKGALELINRHHDEPLLLFIHYWDPHTPYIPPKGYAERFYKGDYTRGDLASRLNSTRWGRSLLRGSWMRNLVDSGVNDPDYVRALYDGEVAYVDERFSELMRMISDLGLLEDTLIILTADHGEGLGEHNVYYDHHGLYEWDVKTPLIIRLPDRLIDEIGRSRARGVKYDALVQNTDIAPTILDALGLKAPDNVTGVSLLNVIKGESKGRDVVLSLENTRQTARMIRVGEWKLIQWIRDDTYGRRAGHIELYNLAKDPAESRNLAEEEGEVALRLLGLMERKYRVITGANDPLLTQEISLPIPIN
- a CDS encoding sulfatase codes for the protein MGSRYNVVLVIIDTLRRDHVGCLGGLAKTPNIDRVCREGVVFTRAYPESLPTIPVRRAIYTGRRVFPFSQRPILRRGIPWIRMAGWQPLSDDDTAIAEYFKGKGYRTALIGDNYHIFEPGMNFNRGFDEWIFIRGQEWDHYRSFKVPDYVVNKYLTPSLKGTGVEGLIRRYLANVSFRRSEEDWFPALTFREAVRWLTENKDAEGFLLVIESFDPHEPWDPPHEFVDMYDPGYSGPEVITPKYGPSDYLSERELRHMRAHYAGEVTLVDKWFGYFMQKFYELNLDKNTILIVISDHGHQLGEHGLTGKVAWGLYPELVDIPLIIRHPEYVNSGIKVNEFVYDHDLFPTICALTSVGCSGLSFDGLNIWGYVDGKETRVRDYVTSAFGNYVMYRDDEYWLISDREGSNAQLFNLKNDPELRHNIAGEASDKVKELFSRITQDAGGRLEPLPTGERDPYEWYNELYVR